Proteins encoded together in one Euwallacea similis isolate ESF13 chromosome 12, ESF131.1, whole genome shotgun sequence window:
- the Sep1 gene encoding septin-1 encodes MSNESVKSFSSLETPGYVGFANLPNQVHRKSVKKGFEFTLMVVGESGLGKSTLVNALFLADLYPERVVPGAVEKHKQTVKLEPTTVEIEERGIKLRLTVVDTPGYGDAIDNTDSFSEIIRYIDEQFERFLRDESGLNRKNIVDNRIHCCFYFISPFGHGLKPLDIEFMKQLHNKVNIVPVIAKADVLTKKEMQKLKSKVLYEIAENGIKIFSLPECDSDEDEEYKEQVRQLKQAVPFAVCGANTLLEVRGRQVRGRLYPWGVVEVENPEHCDFIKLRTMLITHMQDLQDITQREHYENYRSERLAKGVPPPKRTTITEEKVATSGEKDRILQEKEAELKRMQEMIAQLQAKMQTQQQ; translated from the exons ATGTCCAACGAATCAGTAAAATCG ttttcaagtCTGGAAACTCCTGGGTATGTAGGTTTTGCAAACTTGCCAAACCAGGTTCATAGAAAATCAGTCAAAAAAGGGTTTGAATTTACACTTATGGTAGTTGGAGAGAGTGGTCTAGGAAAGTCAACCTTGGTTAATGCTCTCTTTTTGGCTGATTTATACCCTGAGAGGGTAGTTCCAGGAGCTGTGG aaaaacataaacaaactgTAAAATTGGAACCAACGACTGTTGAAATTGAGGAAAGGGGCATAAAGTTAAGACTCACGGTAGTTGATACTCCAGGGTATGGAGATGCAATTGACAACACAGAcagtttttctgaaattattaGATATATTGACGAACAATTTGAAAGGTTTCTACGTGATGAAAGCGGTTTGAATAGGAAGAATATTGTCGACAATAGAATTCATTGctgtttctattttatatcTCCATTTGGACATGG tttaaaacCTTTGGATATTGAATTCATGAAACAGTTACATAACAAAGTAAACATAGTTCCTGTGATTGCCAAAGCCGATGTATTAACCAAGAAAGAGATGCAGAAGTTAAAATCGAAAGTATTATATGAAATTGCTGAGAatggtattaaaatattttcgttgcCCGAGTGTGATTCTGACGAAGATGAAGAATATAAGGAACAG GTTCGTCAATTAAAACAGGCTGTGCCCTTTGCTGTGTGTGGTGCCAATACACTTTTAGAAGTTCGAGGGCGCCAG gtTCGAGGCAGATTATATCCTTGGGGAGTGGTGGAAGTTGAAAACCCAGAACATTGCGACTTCATTAAGTTGCGCACAATGCTCATTACTCACATGCAAGATCTTCAAGATATCACTCAAAGAGAACATTACGAGAATTATAGAAGCGAAAGGTTAGCTAAAGGTGTTCCACCGCCAAAGAGAACCAC CATTACTGAAGAGAAAGTGGCAACATCTGGCGAAAAAGACAGGATACTACAAGAGAAAGAAGCCGAATTGAAGAGGATGCAGGAAATGATCGCTCAACTGCAGGCCAAAATGCAAACGCAGCAACAGTAG